Proteins encoded within one genomic window of Lysinibacillus sphaericus:
- a CDS encoding HAD family hydrolase has product MFKAVLFDLDGTLLNRDKSIELFINQQYERLFDLLSHISKEQYISRFIELDNRGYVWKDKVYQQLIDEFNISSVTCEELLKDYLKEFKHHCVGFPHIHEMLEELKNNKIALGMITNGYGQFQMENIKALNIDQYFDVILVSEWEGMKKPNPQIFINALEKLNVEPSESVFIGDHPENDVKAAQNVGMKGIWKRDNQWTDIEADAIIDDYLKLPEILKKLDF; this is encoded by the coding sequence ATGTTTAAAGCTGTATTATTTGATTTAGATGGAACTTTATTGAATCGTGATAAATCGATTGAGCTTTTTATAAACCAGCAATATGAAAGATTATTTGACTTACTTTCTCATATTTCAAAAGAGCAATATATTTCACGATTTATTGAATTAGACAATCGTGGATATGTTTGGAAGGATAAAGTATACCAACAACTGATTGATGAATTTAATATATCTTCAGTAACTTGCGAAGAACTTCTCAAAGATTATTTAAAAGAATTCAAACATCATTGTGTAGGATTTCCTCATATTCATGAAATGTTGGAGGAGCTGAAAAATAATAAAATCGCTTTAGGCATGATTACAAATGGGTACGGTCAGTTCCAAATGGAAAACATTAAAGCTTTGAACATTGATCAATATTTTGACGTTATATTAGTATCTGAATGGGAAGGAATGAAGAAACCTAATCCTCAAATCTTTATAAATGCATTAGAAAAATTAAACGTAGAACCTTCAGAAAGTGTATTTATTGGTGACCATCCAGAAAATGATGTGAAAGCTGCTCAAAACGTTGGAATGAAGGGGATTTGGAAAAGAGATAATCAATGGACTGATATAGAAGCAGATGCAATAATTGATGATTATTTAAAACTTCCTGAGATTTTAAAAAAATTGGATTTTTAG
- a CDS encoding glutamine synthetase family protein, translated as MKHHTRDDIIRMVKEENVKFIRLQFTDILGSIKNVEIPVSQLAKALDNKVMFDGSSIEGFVRIEESDMYLRPDLDTFVIFPWTAERGKVARFICDIARPDGTAFEGDPRSNLKRVLKEMEELGFTSFNLGPEPEFFLFKLDEKGHPTLELNDSGGYFDLAPTDLGENCRRDIVLELEGMGFEIEASHHEVAPGQHEIDFKYASAIEACDNIQTFKLVVKTVAAQHGLHATFMPKPLFGVNGSGMHFNLSLFEGENNAFYDEHAELQLSQTARSFMAGIMKHVHGFTAVTNPLVNSYKRLVPGYEAPCYVAWSAQNRSPLIRIPAARGLSTRIELRSVDPAANPYLAMAVILASGLDGIRKGLTPPDAVDRNIYKMNRVEREMNGIDSLPSSLEYALIELEMDHTVRDALGIHIFEKFTAAKEIEWNKYRTRVHDWERDEYLTMY; from the coding sequence ATGAAACATCATACTAGAGATGATATTATCCGCATGGTGAAAGAGGAAAATGTGAAATTTATTCGCCTACAATTTACTGATATATTGGGCTCAATCAAGAATGTAGAAATACCAGTTAGTCAGTTAGCTAAGGCATTAGACAATAAAGTGATGTTTGATGGTTCCTCGATTGAAGGATTTGTTCGTATTGAGGAATCCGATATGTATTTACGCCCGGATCTTGATACATTCGTAATCTTCCCGTGGACGGCTGAAAGAGGCAAGGTAGCACGCTTTATATGTGATATTGCACGGCCAGACGGTACAGCATTTGAGGGCGATCCACGCTCTAACTTGAAGCGCGTCTTAAAAGAAATGGAAGAATTGGGCTTTACTTCGTTTAACCTAGGACCAGAACCGGAATTTTTCTTATTTAAACTAGATGAAAAAGGCCATCCAACACTGGAATTAAATGATAGCGGTGGGTATTTCGATTTAGCGCCGACGGATTTAGGTGAAAACTGTCGACGGGATATTGTGCTGGAGCTAGAGGGCATGGGTTTTGAAATTGAAGCGTCCCATCATGAAGTGGCACCGGGTCAGCATGAAATTGACTTTAAATATGCCAGTGCCATTGAAGCATGTGATAACATTCAAACGTTTAAACTAGTTGTTAAAACGGTAGCAGCTCAACACGGCTTACATGCAACTTTTATGCCGAAACCTTTATTTGGAGTGAATGGTTCAGGAATGCACTTTAATCTGTCATTATTTGAAGGAGAAAATAATGCCTTCTATGATGAACATGCAGAATTGCAATTAAGTCAAACGGCACGTAGTTTTATGGCAGGGATTATGAAGCATGTGCACGGCTTTACAGCAGTAACGAATCCATTAGTCAATTCCTACAAACGTTTAGTGCCTGGCTATGAGGCGCCATGTTACGTAGCTTGGTCAGCACAAAATCGCTCACCGCTTATTCGTATCCCTGCGGCGCGAGGACTTTCCACACGTATTGAATTGCGTTCTGTTGATCCAGCAGCCAACCCATACTTAGCAATGGCAGTTATTTTAGCCTCTGGGCTCGATGGGATTCGCAAAGGCTTAACACCGCCAGACGCTGTGGACCGAAATATTTATAAAATGAATCGTGTAGAACGTGAAATGAATGGCATCGATAGTTTACCATCTTCATTAGAATATGCACTGATAGAACTAGAAATGGACCATACCGTTCGTGACGCACTAGGCATTCATATTTTTGAAAAGTTCACCGCAGCGAAAGAAATTGAATGGAACAAATACCGCACACGCGTCCACGACTGGGAACGTGATGAATATTTGACGATGTACTAA
- a CDS encoding GHKL domain-containing protein translates to MISFLFITIFIFLSFKSNFLKICIDLTTIIFIGILSESLSQIMLGSSKSTNSQLILFSLIYVSLFSLLNLIIHKLKKDISIIDFPLITKIIFVLLFSVTVIVLYLNIFIPSTYEEMQLTKINLTIQLVYLVLISTLIMFLIKIIKKENALKYKQLQQSQYNQYLISLEAVNQDIQKFQHDYMNILLTMDGYISQGDIEGLKTYFNKKILKVESDTLLKNQFMKNISNLAIIELKGLLLTKLLLILEKNIKFHIELPQKISSIPIDIIDFSRILGILIDNAIEANEESKNGVINLAILKTANESILFVIENSFEDTLDINQIFNKNYSTKKGNNRGNGLANVTEIIKKYPNVLLNTRIENQIFIQELELNYRK, encoded by the coding sequence GTGATCTCTTTTCTTTTTATAACTATATTTATTTTTTTAAGCTTTAAATCCAATTTTTTAAAAATATGTATTGATTTAACTACTATCATTTTTATTGGAATTCTGTCTGAGTCATTATCACAAATTATGTTAGGATCTAGTAAATCGACTAATTCTCAGCTCATTTTATTTAGTTTAATTTATGTATCTTTGTTCAGCCTATTAAATCTCATTATACACAAATTGAAGAAAGATATTAGCATCATTGATTTTCCTTTAATAACCAAAATAATCTTTGTATTGCTTTTCAGTGTAACTGTCATTGTACTATACTTAAATATTTTTATTCCTTCAACATATGAAGAAATGCAGCTGACTAAAATTAATTTAACCATACAGCTTGTATATTTAGTTCTAATCTCTACATTAATTATGTTTCTAATAAAAATTATAAAAAAAGAGAATGCTCTTAAATATAAGCAACTGCAACAGTCTCAATACAATCAATATTTAATTTCTTTAGAAGCTGTTAATCAAGATATACAAAAATTCCAGCATGATTATATGAATATTTTATTGACTATGGATGGATATATTTCACAAGGGGATATAGAAGGTTTGAAAACCTACTTTAACAAAAAAATACTAAAAGTAGAGAGCGATACTTTATTAAAAAATCAATTTATGAAGAATATTAGTAACTTAGCTATTATTGAATTAAAGGGTCTTCTTTTAACAAAATTATTATTAATACTAGAAAAAAATATAAAATTTCATATTGAACTCCCGCAAAAAATCAGTAGTATTCCTATCGATATAATTGATTTTTCGAGAATTTTAGGGATATTAATCGATAACGCAATTGAAGCAAATGAAGAATCTAAGAACGGAGTAATAAATCTTGCTATATTAAAAACAGCGAATGAATCAATACTCTTTGTAATCGAAAACTCATTTGAAGATACTCTAGACATTAATCAAATTTTCAATAAAAACTATTCAACGAAAAAAGGAAATAATCGTGGAAATGGTCTTGCAAATGTTACTGAAATTATTAAAAAATATCCAAATGTTCTATTAAATACTCGAATTGAGAATCAAATATTTATTCAAGAATTAGAATTAAACTATAGGAAGTGA
- a CDS encoding ABC transporter ATP-binding protein encodes MENVIELKNVTKHFKGFSVKNIDLQVKQGFVTGFIGANGAGKSTTIKMMMNLLKADAGEVKVFGLDYKTHEKAIKERIGFVYDGNVFFEGLNLKDIKRIVAPAYKNWDDTLFYQYVEQFELPMNKAVKTFSKGMQMKASLAIALSHHAELILMDEPTAGLDPIFRRELLNLLQELMIDENRTIFFSTHITTDLNRIADYIAFIQKGQLVFNKSIHDVTENYAIVKGRVDLLDRDTEQAFVHIHRASTGFEALTDNISAVKNIFGESVIIDPASLEDIMYYMKGRGSYV; translated from the coding sequence GTGGAAAATGTAATTGAGTTAAAAAACGTAACAAAACATTTTAAAGGTTTTTCAGTGAAAAATATTGATTTACAAGTAAAGCAAGGGTTTGTAACAGGATTTATAGGGGCAAATGGGGCTGGTAAATCGACAACGATAAAGATGATGATGAATTTATTAAAGGCAGATGCAGGGGAAGTGAAGGTTTTTGGCTTAGACTACAAGACCCATGAGAAGGCAATCAAGGAACGCATTGGGTTTGTATATGATGGCAATGTATTTTTTGAAGGGCTCAACTTAAAAGATATCAAGCGTATTGTTGCACCAGCTTATAAAAACTGGGATGATACATTATTTTATCAATATGTGGAACAATTCGAATTACCGATGAATAAAGCAGTGAAAACTTTCTCAAAAGGAATGCAAATGAAGGCTTCGTTGGCGATAGCGTTATCACATCATGCCGAGCTAATACTCATGGATGAGCCAACTGCAGGTTTAGATCCAATTTTTAGACGAGAACTGTTGAATCTCTTACAAGAGTTAATGATTGATGAGAATCGTACTATTTTCTTTTCCACGCATATTACCACAGACTTAAATCGAATTGCAGATTATATAGCTTTTATACAAAAAGGACAATTAGTGTTTAATAAGTCCATTCATGATGTTACAGAAAACTATGCTATTGTGAAAGGAAGAGTGGATCTGCTGGATCGAGATACAGAACAAGCCTTTGTACACATTCATCGTGCATCTACAGGTTTTGAAGCATTAACGGATAATATTAGCGCAGTGAAAAATATTTTCGGGGAGTCCGTTATCATTGACCCAGCATCATTGGAAGATATTATGTATTACATGAAAGGGAGAGGAAGCTATGTTTAA
- a CDS encoding VOC family protein gives MKIKRMDHIGIIVNDLSAAKAFFLDFGLEVKGEWEMAGELMGYAAGLSDAKVACVGLGMPDGQTWIELIKFYSPLAEGDFQQPCANTLGIRHIAFAVENIEAIVAKLKKNGKEIFSEIQQYEERYKLCYVRGPEGIILELAEEIKK, from the coding sequence TTGAAGATTAAAAGAATGGATCATATAGGGATAATTGTCAATGACCTCTCTGCCGCTAAAGCGTTTTTTCTCGATTTTGGACTTGAGGTGAAAGGGGAATGGGAAATGGCAGGGGAGTTGATGGGATATGCAGCTGGACTTTCTGACGCAAAAGTAGCGTGTGTGGGATTGGGCATGCCGGACGGTCAGACTTGGATAGAACTAATAAAATTTTATTCGCCGTTAGCTGAAGGGGATTTTCAGCAACCCTGTGCTAATACGCTGGGAATCCGACATATCGCATTTGCTGTTGAAAATATTGAAGCGATTGTTGCCAAACTAAAAAAGAACGGTAAGGAAATCTTTAGTGAGATACAGCAATACGAAGAACGCTATAAGCTTTGCTACGTACGAGGTCCAGAGGGCATTATTTTGGAGTTAGCTGAAGAAATCAAAAAGTAA
- a CDS encoding cyclic lactone autoinducer peptide → MKIRKQLLNKVSNLVILFATSATTYACNLVFHEVKIPESLKKESKF, encoded by the coding sequence ATGAAAATTAGAAAACAATTATTAAATAAGGTATCGAACTTGGTTATTTTATTCGCAACTTCTGCGACTACATATGCATGTAACTTAGTTTTTCACGAAGTAAAAATACCAGAAAGTTTAAAAAAAGAAAGTAAATTTTAA
- a CDS encoding GntR family transcriptional regulator: MQIIISNSSKEPIYEQITNQMKSSILAGELQEGAAIPSMRKLAQDLQISVITTKRAYEELEKAGFIYSIVGKGSFVAEQNLEVIREKKQKVIEEQLSAVITNSKEIGLSLDELHQLLDILSEE; encoded by the coding sequence ATGCAAATAATTATTTCCAATAGTTCAAAGGAGCCGATTTATGAACAAATTACAAATCAAATGAAATCGTCTATTTTAGCTGGGGAGCTACAAGAAGGTGCAGCCATACCTTCGATGCGCAAACTCGCACAGGATTTACAAATTAGTGTGATCACGACTAAACGTGCTTATGAGGAATTAGAGAAAGCAGGCTTTATCTATTCTATTGTTGGAAAGGGTTCTTTTGTCGCAGAGCAAAATCTTGAAGTAATTAGAGAGAAAAAACAGAAGGTCATTGAGGAGCAGTTGAGTGCCGTTATAACGAATAGTAAAGAAATTGGCCTGTCACTCGATGAATTGCATCAATTATTGGATATTTTGTCTGAGGAGTGA
- a CDS encoding YfzA family protein: MIGTDKVYNNQLGKRWVLTIGVFLIVQLIFIAIDGTLLEPNINDSGNLFARIARWILDLKLFTKWIAPYSFPFFNLVTTVHVIAILIQAIHDIIQRGFENRKKRD, encoded by the coding sequence ATGATAGGAACTGATAAAGTATATAACAATCAACTTGGAAAACGATGGGTGCTTACCATTGGTGTCTTTTTGATTGTTCAATTGATTTTTATCGCTATTGATGGCACTTTACTGGAGCCAAATATCAACGATAGTGGCAACTTATTTGCCAGAATTGCAAGATGGATACTCGATTTGAAGCTCTTCACTAAATGGATTGCTCCTTATTCCTTTCCATTTTTTAATTTGGTCACAACAGTTCACGTGATTGCCATTCTCATTCAAGCAATACATGACATCATACAAAGAGGTTTTGAAAATAGGAAGAAGAGGGATTAG
- a CDS encoding ABC-2 transporter permease, whose product MFNLIWRDVIMQKKLLLTFIPFIAFFIFMDSHPALIFLVASIFIPFNAYAYDEKAETNILLNSLPYTRKEIIASRYLGALVYMILSIAVTSLALMVFNKTFSLTDIAISVGLFILFVSLTLPMFYIFKPGYITMVIMFSFILLAGIGPSIVIFLAEHLTAITDFIIHLSITTIYIAATVVILLVFLLSWGITTAIYQRKAF is encoded by the coding sequence ATGTTTAATTTAATCTGGCGCGATGTAATCATGCAAAAAAAGCTACTCTTAACGTTTATTCCTTTTATAGCATTCTTTATTTTTATGGATTCGCATCCTGCTCTTATCTTTTTAGTAGCTAGTATTTTTATTCCTTTTAATGCTTATGCTTACGATGAAAAAGCAGAAACGAATATTTTATTAAATTCTTTACCATACACACGCAAGGAAATTATTGCTTCACGCTATCTTGGAGCATTAGTTTATATGATTTTATCCATTGCCGTGACAAGCTTAGCATTAATGGTCTTTAATAAAACGTTTTCACTAACAGATATCGCAATTTCTGTAGGGTTATTTATATTATTTGTTTCCCTTACTTTGCCAATGTTTTATATATTTAAACCAGGGTATATCACAATGGTTATCATGTTTAGTTTCATCCTTTTAGCAGGTATAGGACCGTCTATTGTGATCTTTTTAGCTGAACATTTAACAGCCATAACGGATTTTATTATCCACTTATCCATTACAACAATTTATATAGCTGCAACAGTGGTGATTTTGCTAGTATTTTTACTTTCGTGGGGTATTACTACAGCAATTTACCAACGTAAAGCATTTTAA
- a CDS encoding sodium-dependent transporter: MSENKGQWSSKLGFILASAGAAIGLGAIWKLPYVTGQSGGGAFFLIFVLFTLLIGLPMLLSEYILGRGTQSEAVTAYKKIVPTKPAWAWIGRMGVLGCFLLLTFYSVVGGWIFIYSGLGVSGAVIDSSVNPGDLFGKIISTPWITLLGLALFTLTNVLVISLGVQNGIEKANKWMMPLLFVMFIILVIRALTLDGAMEGVKFFLWPDFSNITGKALLEALGQSFFGLAVGFSCLVTYSSYLKKDVSLPNSAGSVVILTVLVSLLAGLAIFPVVFAFDLEPQAGPGLLFMVLPTAFSQMPFGEVFLSLFLLLFLFATLTSSFSLYEIIVAAFIEKWHISRSILTLLLGVIVFVAAIPSALSSSLLADVSIFGKSIFDATDYLVSNLMLPLGNLLIAIFIAYVVDKDFVKKELLMGSQVGQGFYNTYRLLMLVVVPIVIIVVLLNMLLQK, from the coding sequence ATGAGTGAGAATAAAGGACAGTGGTCTAGTAAATTAGGGTTTATTTTAGCATCAGCGGGTGCGGCAATAGGGCTAGGGGCTATTTGGAAGTTACCCTATGTCACAGGGCAAAGTGGTGGAGGCGCATTTTTCCTAATTTTTGTGCTTTTTACATTATTGATTGGCCTACCGATGTTATTATCCGAGTATATTTTAGGACGGGGTACGCAATCGGAAGCTGTCACTGCCTATAAAAAAATTGTGCCAACGAAACCAGCTTGGGCTTGGATTGGACGTATGGGTGTACTGGGGTGTTTTCTGTTATTAACCTTTTACAGTGTTGTAGGAGGATGGATTTTTATTTACAGCGGCCTTGGTGTATCAGGTGCAGTTATTGATTCTTCAGTTAATCCAGGCGATTTATTTGGAAAGATTATTAGCACACCGTGGATTACATTACTAGGTTTAGCGTTATTTACACTAACCAATGTACTTGTTATTTCGCTAGGTGTACAAAATGGTATTGAAAAAGCAAATAAGTGGATGATGCCATTATTATTTGTGATGTTTATCATTCTTGTTATTCGTGCATTAACTTTAGATGGGGCAATGGAAGGTGTGAAATTCTTCTTATGGCCTGATTTTTCTAATATAACAGGTAAAGCGTTACTAGAGGCGCTAGGGCAGTCATTCTTTGGTTTGGCAGTAGGGTTCTCTTGTTTGGTTACATATAGTTCGTATTTGAAAAAAGATGTTAGTTTACCAAACTCAGCAGGTTCCGTTGTTATCTTGACGGTACTTGTGTCGTTATTAGCAGGACTAGCTATTTTCCCAGTTGTATTTGCCTTTGATTTAGAACCACAAGCTGGGCCTGGCTTATTATTTATGGTGCTGCCGACAGCATTTAGTCAAATGCCTTTTGGGGAAGTGTTTTTATCCCTGTTTTTATTACTATTTTTATTTGCGACATTAACTTCGTCGTTTAGTTTATATGAAATCATCGTGGCAGCATTTATTGAAAAATGGCATATTTCGCGTTCAATCTTAACGTTATTACTTGGAGTCATTGTTTTTGTTGCGGCAATTCCATCGGCATTATCGTCAAGTTTATTAGCGGATGTTTCCATATTTGGCAAGTCAATCTTTGATGCTACTGATTATTTAGTGTCTAATTTAATGCTACCATTGGGCAATTTATTGATCGCCATTTTTATTGCCTATGTAGTAGATAAAGACTTTGTGAAAAAAGAATTGCTTATGGGAAGTCAAGTGGGGCAAGGGTTTTATAACACGTATCGGCTACTTATGTTAGTGGTCGTCCCAATTGTAATTATCGTTGTTTTATTAAATATGCTTCTACAAAAATAA
- a CDS encoding LytR/AlgR family response regulator transcription factor, which yields MRVIICEDDISQRQFILNEIVQYANFHLPGTEVVLCASSGAEVLSYINQYPADCYFLDIDLEGIMCGLELASLIREKDSLANIIFVTMFADKLRLTFKYKIAAMDYIVKDPDKEIFQENLTLALNTAYQRYVSIGQQSDRVNMLQIKVGENIKNIKYANIYYLETATVAHKLRLHTKDGTYEFYGKLKDYEKLDSRFRRCHNSYLINIDYMIEFSPKERMLTMSNGHKCLVSFRYTKNITRVN from the coding sequence TTGAGAGTTATTATATGTGAAGACGACATTTCACAACGGCAATTTATTTTAAATGAGATTGTTCAATATGCTAACTTTCATTTACCCGGCACTGAGGTTGTTTTATGTGCTTCAAGTGGTGCCGAAGTATTAAGTTATATAAATCAATATCCAGCCGATTGTTACTTTTTAGATATTGATTTAGAAGGCATTATGTGTGGATTAGAATTGGCAAGCTTAATTAGAGAAAAGGATTCATTAGCAAATATTATTTTTGTTACAATGTTTGCTGATAAGCTAAGGTTAACTTTTAAATATAAAATTGCTGCGATGGATTATATTGTAAAAGATCCTGATAAAGAAATTTTTCAAGAAAACCTAACACTTGCTTTAAATACTGCATACCAACGATATGTTTCTATTGGTCAACAAAGTGATAGAGTTAATATGTTACAGATAAAGGTTGGAGAAAACATTAAAAATATTAAATACGCAAATATTTATTACTTAGAAACAGCAACAGTGGCTCATAAGCTGAGATTACATACCAAAGATGGAACATACGAATTTTATGGGAAACTCAAAGACTATGAAAAATTAGATAGCAGATTCCGACGTTGTCATAATAGTTATTTAATAAATATAGATTACATGATAGAGTTTTCTCCTAAAGAAAGAATGCTTACCATGAGTAATGGACATAAATGTTTGGTTTCATTTCGTTACACAAAAAATATCACACGTGTTAATTAA
- a CDS encoding methyl-accepting chemotaxis protein, with protein sequence MKWTIRKKINLLLITCILLMITVITIVDYTDAKNNLLEAVNTKLLSDIQLGYEYLDAKIPGDWNIQDNELYKGDVKIVGNFDIVDKLGDLTDGNAVTIFQFDTRVSTNIVENGNRPINTKAPKEIIAAVLEQKERYTGSADVLGSMYEVSTDPILNKQGEVIGMWATGIPLETYNNTAMESVIKNVVVLLIVSILMFVIISWFLQRQIIAPINQLSANAKELADLNLNVKILNPKGQDEIANLAQAFNAMKTRITETINVVANSANQIASSSLVLAESSRQTSEAANQVALTMNDIASGTSTQSDQAEHIVKMMQKTNDEVANSLQKAEATLERAIQSTHIARKGEDAINEAIKHLNSVTQTVSYATDSIQKLGKRSEEIGGIITVITGIAEQTNLLALNAAIEAARAGEQGKGFAVVASEVRQLAEQSSLASGQITSLIKDIQAETAVTVRTMESNLLAVEEQVHIISKGGNALQEIVEQVVETEQGVKEMKSAFTHVNDNSLDVQQAIHDISRIIEDSAAATEEIAATSEEQHATVAEISQNSEELAEISTNLQNEVNKFTI encoded by the coding sequence ATGAAATGGACAATCCGCAAAAAAATCAACTTACTACTCATTACTTGCATTTTACTTATGATTACGGTAATAACGATTGTTGATTATACCGATGCTAAAAATAATCTTTTAGAGGCCGTCAATACGAAACTACTATCGGATATCCAATTAGGTTATGAATATTTAGATGCTAAAATCCCTGGGGATTGGAACATCCAAGACAATGAATTGTATAAAGGGGATGTTAAGATTGTTGGTAACTTTGATATTGTCGACAAACTAGGAGATCTCACAGATGGAAATGCCGTCACGATTTTCCAATTTGATACTCGAGTTAGTACAAATATAGTGGAGAATGGCAACAGACCAATCAATACAAAAGCTCCTAAGGAGATAATCGCTGCCGTGTTAGAGCAAAAAGAGCGCTATACTGGTTCAGCCGATGTGTTGGGAAGTATGTATGAAGTCTCCACCGACCCTATTTTAAACAAACAAGGGGAGGTTATTGGGATGTGGGCAACAGGCATACCGCTAGAGACCTATAACAATACCGCTATGGAAAGCGTTATTAAAAATGTTGTCGTTTTATTAATTGTTTCCATCTTAATGTTTGTCATCATCAGTTGGTTTCTACAACGCCAAATTATTGCGCCCATCAATCAATTAAGCGCCAATGCCAAAGAACTAGCAGATTTAAATTTAAATGTGAAAATATTAAATCCTAAAGGACAAGATGAAATTGCTAATTTAGCACAAGCTTTCAATGCGATGAAGACCCGTATAACCGAAACAATCAACGTTGTCGCCAATAGCGCCAATCAAATCGCTAGTTCTTCGCTAGTTTTAGCAGAATCTTCTCGCCAAACTAGCGAAGCCGCAAACCAAGTGGCATTAACAATGAATGATATTGCAAGCGGCACTAGCACGCAATCCGATCAGGCGGAGCATATTGTGAAAATGATGCAAAAAACGAATGATGAAGTAGCCAATAGCTTACAAAAGGCAGAAGCTACTTTAGAGAGAGCCATTCAATCGACCCACATCGCACGAAAAGGCGAGGATGCGATTAACGAAGCCATAAAACATTTAAACTCTGTCACGCAAACCGTTTCCTACGCTACCGATTCTATTCAAAAACTAGGCAAACGTTCCGAAGAAATCGGCGGTATTATAACTGTTATTACAGGGATTGCGGAACAAACAAATTTATTGGCATTAAACGCCGCTATCGAAGCAGCTCGAGCGGGTGAGCAAGGAAAAGGCTTCGCCGTAGTAGCTTCCGAAGTACGCCAGCTAGCCGAACAATCAAGTTTAGCTTCTGGGCAAATTACGAGTTTAATTAAAGATATACAAGCCGAAACCGCTGTAACCGTTCGGACAATGGAAAGTAATTTACTCGCTGTCGAAGAGCAGGTACACATCATTAGTAAAGGAGGCAATGCTTTACAAGAGATTGTCGAACAAGTTGTGGAAACAGAGCAAGGTGTGAAGGAAATGAAATCAGCATTCACCCATGTCAATGACAATTCATTAGATGTCCAACAAGCTATACATGATATCTCACGTATCATTGAAGATTCTGCAGCAGCGACCGAAGAAATTGCAGCAACTTCCGAAGAACAGCACGCAACCGTTGCGGAAATCTCACAAAACTCAGAGGAATTAGCCGAAATTTCGACTAACTTACAAAACGAAGTAAATAAATTTACAATCTAA
- a CDS encoding ATP-binding protein: MEFTLRVQANMQAVHFIDKTMENYTTLYNVPFSRELRFVLHELVINAVEATEKSLHPLSHNTIQVQVTHNDEEIKLTVIDEAQGITENNLEKALQFDLNEHNYTDRGRGLFFVKQMVDSIWFKHISKTKFLVGVSKKIHG, from the coding sequence TTGGAATTTACACTGCGAGTTCAAGCGAATATGCAAGCAGTTCATTTTATAGATAAGACAATGGAAAATTATACAACGCTTTATAATGTACCTTTTAGTAGAGAATTACGTTTTGTCTTACACGAATTAGTTATTAATGCAGTTGAAGCAACGGAAAAATCATTACATCCCCTCTCCCACAACACAATTCAAGTGCAAGTAACACACAACGACGAGGAAATTAAGTTAACCGTTATCGATGAAGCACAAGGAATTACCGAAAATAATTTGGAAAAGGCTTTGCAATTTGATCTTAACGAACATAATTATACAGATCGAGGTCGCGGGTTATTTTTTGTCAAACAAATGGTGGATTCTATTTGGTTCAAACATATATCGAAAACAAAATTTTTAGTCGGTGTTTCTAAGAAAATTCATGGATAG
- a CDS encoding STAS domain-containing protein has protein sequence MNQKNMINIDTKADYILIAFTGKLEYGLIGDLKEELHAISFDTKHGYIIDMQKVTNIDSTGFGMIINFAKKVTTLDKKIAIIVTDDFIRKLFAISQCDKVFPIAKSELQAKQYIKEEKWLGELALSEY, from the coding sequence ATGAATCAGAAAAATATGATTAATATTGATACTAAGGCTGATTATATTTTAATCGCCTTTACTGGTAAATTAGAATATGGATTGATTGGGGATTTAAAAGAGGAGCTTCACGCGATTAGTTTTGACACAAAACACGGCTATATTATCGATATGCAAAAGGTGACGAATATTGATAGTACTGGTTTTGGTATGATTATCAATTTTGCAAAGAAAGTCACAACGCTCGATAAGAAAATAGCGATTATTGTGACAGATGATTTTATTCGTAAATTATTTGCCATCTCACAATGCGATAAAGTTTTCCCTATTGCCAAAAGTGAACTCCAAGCGAAGCAGTACATTAAAGAAGAAAAATGGTTAGGCGAACTCGCACTAAGTGAATATTAA